The Anguilla anguilla isolate fAngAng1 chromosome 2, fAngAng1.pri, whole genome shotgun sequence genome contains the following window.
GTTACCACGGCAACACATCCAGGATCAGTAAACCGGCATCAGAGCAGGCCGGCTCAAAATAGGAGCGCCCGCCCGGACCAATCAAAATACCAGACATCATCACAACTGTTCACGAGAGGCCCAATCGCTGGCCTTGGAGCTGAACGAGATGTGCAGctttaacaaaaataacatactACACAAAAATGCGGCCATTTTATGATAAACTGCAAATCCTTGTTTGCTAAACAAAATTATAAGTGGATAACATTTCACAAAGCCTTATTTGTAATGTTGTTGCTTTACTTCGAGAATTAGTAATAATGATTTAGAGGACAGCGCATTTGAGCATTGACTGGGGAACTTAGCAACACTATGTCACACTAGCACACTAGAAATATAACAATTTATCCTTCAGCTTGACAGTGAGGGTATCTGGAAATACAAGCCTTGAAAAAGGAAACTCTGCTCCATGCATCTGCCCAAATACAAgccttaaatacattttttaaaaagtagaacACAGTTGTGTCCTCCACTTTTGCACcttaaacttaaaataaaacaaggacaGTAAACTTTCACCTCTCAAAGTTGTGAGCAGATTACAGCAATTTGTTATGACCGAGAGCGGGAGTAAGAACTACCATATTAGTAAACTGACCTATATTTGTGGGGAAAgggcttatgtttttttatttttttatcccaGAGCACAAGACGTCAACAATATCAGCTGTCACGTTTCACCCGTGCAGCAGAGTACCAGAGTCGACTGATAAGAGGTTTCCTGTTGTTAAGTACTTAAATAACGGATGCAATCCCTTATATGTATTTACAGGCAGTTGCAGAAGTATAGATGGGCCAGTATGCAAATAGGCACTCACTCCCACAAGCCCCGCGATGACCTCGATGGCACCGGTCCCAACAGTCGTGTACTGGATCTGAGGGGGAGGGATCCCAGCGTTCTCAAAGATGGTGTTCGTGTAGAACCAGATCTAGGGggaggaaacaaaaataaattaaaattaagacaTTAAAAAGGGACTGACCGGTCATAAAAGCTCAATAATTAACATCATATAAGCCTCAGACGTTAAGGCGCTCGTTGGCTCTCTCGGAATGTTCCCCCACCcctaaattctaagtcagtgttctagaactccattgctttcaattacagtaattgtgattgttacatcagcgttagaatgctCAGTTCTGATCACATACTTGTGATCTTACGCCttaaaatcctgcatagcatGCCTTTACAGGGTTAATTTAGGCTGGGTGAACAAGTTGAGGAATTTGCACTTCAGTGGCAAGGGATCGTCAGTAAAGACACCAGCTCTTGGCCTCTGGCCCCGAAGGAGAGTGGAGTCTCATCAACCCGTCATTCCCACTTAGGGATCGTTCCGATCGCGCCTTATTGATCTTCATTACCGCCATCCTTAGAGCAGTGGGGTTTAAATCTGTGCAGTCCGACACATTCAATTAATACAGCCGTCAGCGTTTCCCACAGAATGCAGCCTCCTGAAAATGTAGTAATCTTTAAATGATGACTCACTTTTATATGTCTGAACATTGAAATAAAGATTATCCCTAATATATGGGCAAGCAAGGCAACTGAAATATACTGGCTTAACCTCCCACCGCACTGCATTTCAGCACACGATCGCGCAAATAAGGATCCACAAAGAACCTGATGCTTTGCGGTTTGAAATCCCAGTGAGGTTAAATCTGTAGAATTTTAAATTTCCCATCGTTGGaatttaaccctctgaagagtaggtatttttggaatgtttcttttcacacgtacatcagtgttctagaactccatcgctttcaGTAACCAGCAGTGATAGTTACATCGGCATTGGAACGTTCGGTGAAAATCCTAGTGATTCCAGAAGTTCAGTCGGTTGGTCTCATCCCCAAGTCCTCTACCCATCCCAGCTGGAGCCCCTAACGGACTCTGcgcccttacccccccccccccccaccccgagccCCCAGGCCGTGCCTCACCGCATCGATGCCGGACAGCTGCATGCCCATGTTGACCACCGCGATGGAGATGACCTGCCAGCGCACGGTCCTGTCCATCAGGAGCTCCAGCACGGACACCGTGTTGACCGACTTCAGGgacctctgctcctcctgcatctCCTCGATCTCCAGCTGGATGTTGCACTTGGCGCGGTACcactgcagggctgcagggggcagcacagaCAACAGTTATTGGAAGCCAGGAgcgtatggggggggggggccggggggtgggggtgggaggacgACACGGACACCTGTCCTGTTCCACTCTGTGCTTTCGGTAAGCTTGCATACGGCAGGAGACCTTTTGAAGTGCCGGGCTTTACAACATTACGACCACCCAGCAGTAATTCAAAGTCAGCGGACGACTGTTCTTTATAAGACCGTTAAACTTAATGGAACACAACGAGatgaaatgcactttaacaGAGAGGACCTTTGAAACACCTGTCTGAAGATTCATTTTCTTCACCCTCCTGTGAGAGAGAAGCCTTTAAAAATATACGTGCGAAATAATTAAAGAACTATTTCAAACGCAATATATACTGCAATATTAAgaggaatataatttttttatttacgcCATATGTTGACTTCAAAAAGAAACACCTCCCCATTTGCTCTTGAAGAATTTAACTGCAATAGCAAGCCAGATTCTAAAGTACATTTCCTCCCCCCAGTTCTGTGATGTAGTCAGAGGATGTACTCCTGCACTTGTGGTTGCCAGATCTACTCCTGCGCTGCGGTTGCCAGATTGGCCGCCGGGCCTCACCCTCGATGGTGGCGTGGACGTTGTGCTTCTCGATCAGCAGGTAGCGCGGGCTCTCGGGGAACCAGGGAAGCAGCATCAGCTGGACGAAGGTGGGCCCCACCaccagggagaggaggagcggcCAGTGCTCCTCCTGCGGGAACAGGaagcacacacataagcacgcCGACGGCCCACTGCCGCACGCTCGCAGCCTTAACCCAGCAGAACCGGCTGACCGACcgcacccacaatgcactgcgaCTCTCAGGCACAGCCGTCCCTCCCCACGGCGCCAAAGGCCCCACCTCCACCTTCTTTTGACCTCCTCCTTCAGAAGGTGCCAAGGCCCCCAATTATTGTTTGCCTAGGACCCCCCTAAATCCAGGGATGGCTCTGCTCTCAGGCAAAGGGTTTCTGTTGGATGCACATGCACCTTGTGCTTGTAAAGGCCGAACATCagaaatttgaaaaatgataacatggaactaaataaatatccccagaaacacagacactaAGACTAAGAGACGAGTGGACAAATTGTAGTTTTCGTGAAAGGCCGTGATCTCCGTGTAACAGTGCGAAGGcacttgggggagggggggtgaggggggtttAACCGGTGAAGTCCGCAGTCAGGCTGCTGAAGAGCAGCGGTGTGGTCGGAGGTGGTAGCGGTACCTTCCCCAGCAGCTCGTGGAGCCCCAGGACCTGCGCACAGAACACCCCGACGCAGATGAATATGCTGGGGATGAGGCCCAGGAAGCCCCGCAGGTTCTTCGGCGCGATCTCTCCCAGGTACATGGGAACAACGCTGAGGCTGAGACCTGtagggcgggtggggtgggtggggggggggagaacagcgTCCAGTCCGGTATCAGCGGCACGCTCGTCTTACTTTGTACAGTCACGCACATTCAAagcatcctcatcctcatccgtCCAAGTTACATCCCAGGAAATGATGCGGTATCACACTAAAGCACATTTGCGTGATGCACATCAGCTCATGTAAGGGAAGTAGGAAATGCCTTACATTGTACTGTAGTCCTACTCGTCTATAAGACTCCTGCGCCATTTAACGGCCTCTGTGATTGGTTTTGTTTCTACGCATATAAAATTCCAGGTTTCATAGTCAATACTTTCAGTCAGTAAATGCGCTTAATTCGTGGGCCATTGAAGCTTATATGTATGATTATCCTGACTTTGAAGAGGGACATCggaaaaaaatgaaccaaactGAAAATCAACCGGAACACAGGGAGCTTGAAGTTCCAAATACTCCGCTACGTAAAAGGCGCAGCTCGCTAACACACAAGCGCTTCCGAATTTCGCAGGAAGGACATTCAGTCTCTGAAAGGGGGCACCTGAGTGTATCCCGGTGATGAAGCGGCCGATGATGACCATTTCCGGGGAGCAGCAGGCTCGGCTGAAGCCCATGAGGCCGCCTGCGATGAAGACGAGCACGGTGGAGTTCACCAGGGTCCCCTTCCTGCATGAGGCAACCGCGGGTCTATAATCATGTACCGGTCACAGGCTATTAAAAACACCCAGAGACAGTTTATGGACGGGGaagaagatggggggggggggggggaattagcGGAGGAATATAAAAGGATTGATCTTCCACGACCGAGCCGAACATGTAAAACTATCAAGGCTCCATGAGCCGTTCCCATCCCATAATAAATCTCGGGATGAGGCCAGGTTTACTGTCGCACTTGATTTATTTCAACATCGCATCGCAtcccccccctccgccgcccaccaaaaaaaactgtaacactGAAGTCATTAGACAAATtccataaatcatttttttatgtatatatatatatatatatatatatatatatatatatatccagttCCTGCATTGAACATGTATTGTTAACCAAATGACCCGTATAAAAATTTGGACAAGggcgttttatttatttattttttttactctaaCGTCAGTACATAACCAAGATTCCAAACTCCTATTGTTGATTCAGTCAACAATCATCTGGTAATCTGACTCCCAATTAAATGCAAGAGTTATTCCCCTCCCCGCCTGCCCCCTCCACCACTACATCACTATACTTGTTTAAAGATCAACTCACCAACTAGatttgtcataaaaaaaattaaaaaataataatttttaagaTTTAGAAAAGCATTAAATTTGTTTGTCAATATCAAAGGacacataacataatgacgagaacaggccgttcagcccaacaGTGCTCGCCGTTtccctgactaaattagtgttctgattacctacagaccaGACAGTATCACTGTATGttagcctggtcttgaaaatgcTGATTTGACAGTTTATGGACAGAGAAGAGGGGGGAGAATTACCGCAGGAATATGAAAGGATTGAGCTTCCACGACCGGGCCAAACGTGTAAAACTATGCCATTCCATCCCATAATAAACTCTTTGCCTCACCTGCCGAACCTGGTCACCAAGGTGGCCACCATGAACGAGCCGACCAGACCCCCGACGGCGAAGACGGAGACGGTGAGGGAGTACATGAGGGTGACCGCTTCCTCGTCCAGGGCGGTGCCATTGCGGCTCACCACCGTGCGGTTGTAGAAGTCTTTGATGTACTGCAAGCATACAACAATGGCGccgattattttaaaaaaaagaactacaggatggcagtgtagtatgacGGGTAAGGAacaggtcttgtaacctaaaggacACCGGTTCgattcccttgagcaaggtacttgctccgcattgcttcagtatatatatccagctgtataaatggatgcaatgtaaatgctgtgtaaaaaaaagttgtgtaagtcactttggatgagagcgtctgctaaatgcctgtaatgtaatataatgactAATAAATAACAGTCAGCACAGAAGATCTTGCCGCACAgccaatgcaaataaaaagctTGTAGGCTTACTGTAACCTGCATCCATAATTACATTACTGTTGGCGTTCTTTCAGTACGCTGACCcgctttgagaaaaaaaaaaaaatggttaatgCAATCAGGATGTAAAAACTTGCAACTGTGCTCGTCAACCAGGGCTATAGGTCTGGATAGGTCAGTCAAATTTATGAACACAAGTAACATCGAGTAACTGAAGTTATAATTTATAGAACTTATTAGctacgtttttatttttatcaattttaaTGTATTGCGTTAATTTATTTGGCTGTATGTGCTAGACGGGAGCCAGTAGCAGATACTCAACATGGGTGACTGACAAGTGAGTGTAACTCTGGGGAAAGGATCAATTCAGTGGCACCTTCAGATGTTGCTAGTGGCaaagtaaaaatgcaacaaacaaaaaaatgtatcgtTATATCTGTGTAGCATCCTTGATATAAACTTCCCAAGGCACATTCAGCACGAGCGATCCACATTTgactcgcaaaaaaaaaaaatgaaaatctcatGCAAAACTGAACGTTTTGATATGCGTTTAAATTTACATAAGTGCCGTTTCCATCGAGCTTGCAGTGGTTTCTATGTTACGCAGCATGTAGATGTGGAACAGCGGAAAGCGAGTCTGGTTATAGATGAACAGAGAAGCTTATTTGCAGGTGTCGTCAGTAATGAACAAGCATTTCTGACcgtttttccccccacagggaaacacagcagAGTTCAGTCTGTGCTTCTCTCAGCCATTgtgatggggatggggggggggggggggaggaggagaaaaaacagTTATGCAAGTccggagaagagagagaaggtacAGTACATAAATCTAATCGTCAGACTATTTTAAGGGCAACGGGGGCATGTCAACACTAGGGTGCGAGAGGCGGCCATTGTTATTATCCAAGTGAACTCTGGGAGTCTTGCTCAGAGCAGTCAGCGCCGTTCGTTACGCAATGCCCCATGCACACAGTCATGCAGCGACCCACAGCACCAGCAGCGGTGACACAGTGACTTGTCACTAGTCCCATTGGCCCAAATGGCCCTGCCATCCTGCCCCATTCacaggaaagggaggggggggggggggatctgagTGTCGTTTTCTGGGAAGATTGATTTGGTTACGGCGTACGAGTTCACAAAAATCCAACAATACGGTTGAAACATCCCAGTGAACAGAGGTAGATAAAAAAGACTTTTAGGAttgtccgttttttttttttttgtattaatttttttattttaaacgtaATTTTTCAAACCATAAAATGTGCGCAGATAAATCCAATGTATTTAGTTTGCTATTGTCACTGGACAAATTTCATAAATGGCTGTTCATTTCATGCAGTCGCAAGACATCATATCTGTACATCCTCATAACAGAAATGTTCAAGAGGCCACAATGTAATGAGGATTATGCATAACATTAACCGACTGTTATGATGTGAAGATGACATACGATTAAGGGGTCACTTGCAGTTCAGAAAAGCATATCCCTCGTAGTAAATACACCAGTCATTTCACTCAAGGAAAAAACTGATATTACAGAGAAAGCTGCAACTTAAAATCCTCCTAAGAAATTCATTTCACTCCCACTGTAAGgggcattcaataaaaattaaatagacaatatatttatgaaaatattttcactgcaacatgtctTTGTCATCCAAGATACTTgaatcatgtaaaaaaaaaaaaaaaaaaaaactgccaatttTCTGACTTTCTGGCCACATATAAAAACTGAATGTCTACAAACCTCTCATTAGTACTTTATCAAACCATTTTGACCcattcccccaccccacaccggTCCGCTGGCCCTGATTGGGCAAACCAGTAGAGACGGTCTGGCACAAATCCATCTCAGCAGGCACAAATCAAACCATTTCAAGCATGCCATTTTTAATCGACTCACTGAAAGCAAGAAACAAGTAGAGCACGGCTCGAGTGCAACTGGAGGTGGAGAAGAAAGAGCACAGTTTTCCCCTTTTGCACACTTCGCTACAGTATAATCTGAAATGCATTCCAGTGCATTATATACCACACATTTCCAAGTTGTATGATATGAAACACTGTGGGTCTTATTACTATAAAGTCATCTTACAATGGCTTACAAGATAAGATGCACTGTCATATATGTGGAAATTGTAAGCAACGTgactaacatttaaaaaatatttttaaatgcacataaaaCCCCACAGTGCATACAGATTTTCCTCGACTCTTAACCTGTATATACTGATCCTGTCCACACTTGATCGTAGTTATAAAACAGGAGTTTGAGTCTGATTAACTGTTTAcggtgattagaatgttctaaactgaacattctaatgcttatgtaacaatcacttctggtaactgaaagcaacattttataacacagaaaattttttttaaagaataaataaattacctactcttcaaagggttaatggtCATGTTTGCATACCTGACTTCTAAATTTAAAGCGGATGGGTTTGTAGGGCCTGCACGGTACATGCTCTTCTGTGTAAACTACGTGTAGCAGAAGCACTTACATCAGCAGGGGAGTTCACCACAGCCAGATTGTAGCCATAAAGCATCGAACTGCCAAAGGAGGCCAGGAGTGCCACCACCAGCAGGGACCAGGTGAGGTGCTGAATcgagggggggagaggtgtgGGAGAAACACGGTCAGGAAtcaccaaaaaccaaaataaataataaatcatcaaaTTATGGACATGTAATCAAAAAAATAACTGGAAATGGAACATACTGCAATGTACTGACAGTTATTGTGgctttcagataaaataaatacatttctaaaacatTGATCAGTTAACGGTTTCAGAGGTCCAGCAAATACGGCACGGGACTACGCATGCTCACGCCGTTACACAGCAACTGTATTTCTACATACGGTATAGCAAAATGGCAAACTTAATACACAAGAGGTTTCCTCAAAATATTTCCACATTGGCTAAAGTGCTTGGAGATTAttcctatcacacacacacacacacacacacacacacacgcacacttggtGACAAAAGGCCACCTCTCACCACACTGCCCACATGCTACAACTGTCCTCAAAGCTACAAATTCCACCACCAATCAGCGAAGGGCAAGCTGATGACATCATTAATCCTTTAAAGAGTAGGAGGCTGATAACATCATTAACCCTTTAGAGCataggtgtcaaactccagtcctgaagggccagGGGGTATCTGGCGTGTTCTCAGCACAAACGTTTCATTCAAGGCATCGATTGGTTAAGGGacacacaccttgttcccaaggccttaattggcagctgattgaaattaaaccaaaaacccacagacactgcagcccccttcaaattcagtttgacacccctgctttaaagATTAGGTGAGATTGTTCCGTTAAGGACAACGTAAATCACATACATGtgaccttaaagggttaaaggtgtCGAAGGTGAAACCTGGGGGTAAAACATTTCCATGAAAGGTGCTAGGCTAAAACCTGCGCTGCCTGACGTGGTGGGGGGGCCCAAAGAACGATCCAGGTGATCCAGGTGTTGTAACCTGAGATGGGAGGCAGGGATCCCAGCCGAAACCAGGCGAACTGGATCCGGCTCGCTTGGGGACAAACATCCAAGCTCCCAACCATCCTGAGGCCTTTTCAAACAGCCCTTCGCTCCAGACCCACGTTCAACTTGCGTACCTCGCGAGCACATACAACACCCTCTTCACGCGCGTAAGCACTGGAACGCCAGAGAGCTTCGTTGTAACACTTGAACCTATTATCGCTCGAGATGAATGACAGTTTTTCAGTGGCCCCCTTGTGATCTCCGTAAGGAATGAGTCACTGCAGCATTGCAAATCAGTGGCAAAATCAGAGGTCAGGCAAAGCTTTTTTCTGTGAAACTGGTCAAATGCAGCTAATCTGCTGATCATAAACCCTTCCAAGTCTCCAGAGGTTTAAGTTGCGCACGTGCGATGTTAGATGATGAAATCCGCTTGCAGCCAAACCTCATTTTGAAGGCCTGTAGACCACTGTAAAATGATCTACTGTAGATCACTACTGGTGTGATCATGCTATTATGTAAAGGACACGTGTTATCGTACTCTTTAGTAACCAACCAACAGCATAGGATCTGAATTAaactgccattaaaaaaaaaaaaaaagtttgtcttTACATACATACGTTTACAGTTTGATTGTAATCTTGAATAATTCCAACATTCAGCGTTTAGATTTATTACAAATTTAGAAAGCTGCATACATTATAGACACCATCTACTCGGTGTGCCAACAGTATATAAGCCATTTAGATACAGGACATGcctttaaatataattttaatattcGCTGCCTTTATTCATGAGATGGCAGAAACACTGTTTTCAATGAAAGGGAACATCTGAGCCTCCTCCAACATTCTGATTTCTTTGACCTTGCTGAACTTGCTTGGCATCAGAATTCCCAAAATCGAATTATTCTAATTTTTCCCTGTTAGCATCAGGTTATTAAAATATTCTCCCAAACAAGTTATGTGAATaagaattaaatttaaatggacATTCCACAAGTTTCGCATTTTCAAACCGCTTATTCCTGGAAGGTGAAAGAGCTgaggcctatcccagcatgcagtgggcaagaggcaggagtACAAGGAAGGGTTAGGAAtacctggacaggctgccaatccatttcagggcccacacaccatccACACCTACAGGCAATTAGTGCCTCCTGCTAGCCTACTGCATGCCTTTGGCTTGTGGGCGGAAAACCAGAGAGTCCGGTGGAAacgcacacggacacggggagagcatgcaaactatacacagaaaggcccacGGGCAGGACTTGGGCTTGGTACGTATTTTCTGTGAGGCAGCAATGCTGTcaactgcaccactgtgctgccccaAATTAGGATTCCTTTCAGGCAAATCAATCAAATAcacctttgaaataaaaacaaaatcaaatatagTTTCCGAAGGACAAATTTTTCACATTAAGTTCGAatagaacacacgcacacacacacacacacaatctatgAAAAACCACCTgctagacaatggatggattaAAATATCAATGCTGCCAAGCAAATAGCACGTCATTGTAGACGCCCTTTTTGATAGAAATTGCTGTACAAGGAAACATTTCTTTGCGTCCATTTTAGCGGGAGAGAGGCAGTGTTTACAGTGGTAATGTTCACAGAGGTCCAGAGCGCACAGAGCTTTATAGGGATTCCCTCCCCCATGGACATCACGCAGTGTTAGTTCCCAAAGTCTGAAGGCAAGGTCGCGACCTCATAACTTCCCCCGCCTCAGTCCTCAGACCAGCCTCCCAATCTACTGGCACTGGCAGAGGGGTTATCCCAGGGCTGCCtaatcctgttcctggaaatctacaaTCCTGTAGAtttttactccaaccctaacaaagcacacaccttgttcaacagctagagcatgGCTGCctagccctgttcctgg
Protein-coding sequences here:
- the slc2a15b gene encoding solute carrier family 2 member 15b, with the translated sequence MAEEVLLSSEKISGHLTWSLLVVALLASFGSSMLYGYNLAVVNSPADYIKDFYNRTVVSRNGTALDEEAVTLMYSLTVSVFAVGGLVGSFMVATLVTRFGRKGTLVNSTVLVFIAGGLMGFSRACCSPEMVIIGRFITGIHSGLSLSVVPMYLGEIAPKNLRGFLGLIPSIFICVGVFCAQVLGLHELLGKEEHWPLLLSLVVGPTFVQLMLLPWFPESPRYLLIEKHNVHATIEALQWYRAKCNIQLEIEEMQEEQRSLKSVNTVSVLELLMDRTVRWQVISIAVVNMGMQLSGIDAIWFYTNTIFENAGIPPPQIQYTTVGTGAIEVIAGLVGGFTIERLGRRPLMVGGFSFMGLCCAGITLSLILQTHVPFMRYISVGCVIGIIAGFCIGPAGVPFLMTAELFKQSHRPAAYTVAGSLNWISNFTVGFVFPFLQMSAGAFCYLVFCGICVAVAAYVYLIIPETKNKTFMEISELFNTKESAINSQLKMAKMNGYGTLENCTSAEK